A genomic window from Centroberyx gerrardi isolate f3 chromosome 14, fCenGer3.hap1.cur.20231027, whole genome shotgun sequence includes:
- the plagl2 gene encoding zinc finger protein PLAGL2, protein MAAAAADASHRITALTPEEEERRTAAKLFGSAAPLPRTERERGRDREREREREREREREEEEGVGRASGNECLVCGALFASQDKLRLHAFSHTGEKPFHCSQPHCPKAFSSKYKLFRHMATHSPQKTHQCSFCEKMFHRKDHLKNHLQTHDPNKEAFKCEECGKHYNTKLGYKRHVAMHSATAGDLTCKVCMQSYESTPVLLEHLKSHSGKSSGGAKEKKHPCDHCDRRFYTRKDVRRHMVVHTGRKDFLCQYCAQRFGRKDHLTRHVKKSHSQELLKIKTEPPDMLGLLGSGSPPCSVKEELSPMMCSMGPNKDPMMGKPFPSGTPFPMGMYNPHHLQAMSNTGVGHPPHPSLMPSPLSAAMGMGCHMEPPGSLHHHPHHHHHHHHHHHHHHSPPLPPHHQPPAPQQQHQPQPAPKYQLGSTSYLLDKPLKVEMESFLMDLQSGLPGPVPSAEPHTAASPPKDGLEPTSGLADELCGDPLLSKSPAVIAESLCAANMDFSHLLGFLPLNLPPYSAPMSTGGLVMGYTSSAASSSSSSSSSSSLHAAEPHAAAVAAAAAAVATAPLTSLQPQPQEQQSSGGGLGLGPLHPLPPVFSSSLSTTTLPRFHQAFQ, encoded by the exons ATGGCAGCTGCTGCCGCCGATGCCTCACACCGTATTACCGCACTGACGccggaggaagaggaaagacgGACCGCCGCCAAGCTGTTTGGGAGCGCCGCCCCGCTGCCAcggacggaaagagagagagggagagacagggagagagagagggagagagagagagaaagggagagggaggaagaggaaggggtaGGGAGAGCGAGCGGTAACGAGTGCCTGGTGTGCGGGGCCCTGTTCGCCTCGCAGGATAAGCTCCGGCTCCACGCCTTTAGTCACACAGGAGAAAAGCCCTTCCACTGCTCCCAGCCACACTGCCCCAAGGCCTTCAGCTCCAAATACAAACTTTTCAG GCATATGGCCACACACTCTCCACAGAAGACCCACCAGTGCTCGTTCTGTGAGAAAATGTTCCACCGCAAAGACCACCTGAAGAACCACCTGCAGACCCATGACCCCAACAAGGAGGCCTTCAAGTGCGAGGAGTGCGGCAAGCACTACAACACCAAGCTGGGATACAAGCGCCATGTGGCCATGCACTCTGCCACGGCAGGGGACCTCACCTGCAAAGTGTGCATGCAGAGCTACGAGAGCACGCCGGTGCTGCTGGAGCACCTCAAGAGCCACTCGGGGAAGTCCTCGGGTGGCgccaaggagaagaaacacCCGTGCGACCACTGCGACCGTCGCTTTTACACTCGAAAGGATGTGAGACGGCACATGGTGGTCCACACGGGCCGAAAGGACTTCCTGTGCCAGTACTGTGCCCAGCGCTTCGGCAGGAAGGACCACCTGACGCGGCACGTCAAGAAGAGCCACTCGCAGGAGCTGCTGAAGATCAAGACGGAGCCTCCGGATATGTTAGGTCTTTTAGGTTCTGGCTCGCCGCCTTGCTCCGTCAAGGAGGAGCTCAGCCCCATGATGTGCAGCATGGGTCCCAACAAAGACCCCATGATGGGCAAACCCTTCCCCAGTGGGACCCCCTTCCCGATGGGCATGTACAACCCCCACCACCTCCAGGCCATGTCCAATACTGGGGTGggtcaccccccccacccctccctgaTGCCCAGTCCCCTGTCTGCAGCTATGGGCATGGGCTGCCACATGGAACCCCCTGGATCTCTTCACCACCACccgcaccaccaccaccatcatcaccaccatcaccaccaccaccactccccTCCGCTGCCCCCGCACCACCAGCCTCCGGctccccagcagcagcaccagcccCAGCCAGCCCCCAAGTACCAGCTGGGATCTACCTCATACCTGCTGGACAAGCCCTTGAAAGTGGAGATGGAGAGCTTCCTCATGGATCTGCAGAGCGGCTTGCCAGGCCCGGTTCCCTCTGCGGAGCCCCACACTGCTGCCTCGCCCCCCAAGGACGGACTGGAGCCCACCTCGGGCCTGGCGGACGAGCTTTGCGGGGATCCCCTCCTGTCCAAGAGCCCTGCGGTGATCGCTGAGTCTCTGTGCGCTGCTAACATGGACTTCTCCCACCTGCTGGGCTTCCtacccctcaacctgcctcccTACAGCGCCCCCATGAGCACGGGAGGGCTGGTGATGGGCTACACCTCGTCCgcggcctcctcctcttcctcctcctcctcttcctcatccctgCACGCCGCCGAGCCCCACGCCGCAGCGGTCGCCGCGGCAGCAGCTGCCGTCGCCACGGCGCCTCTTACCTCTTTGCAACCGCAACCTCAGGAGCAGCAGAGCTCCGGCGGGGGTCTGGGCCTCGGACCCCTGCACCCCCTCCCACCAGTGTTCAGCTCCAGCCTTAGTACCACCACACTGCCTCGCTTCCACCAGGCCTTCCAGTGA